The following proteins come from a genomic window of Pyxidicoccus sp. MSG2:
- a CDS encoding lysylphosphatidylglycerol synthase transmembrane domain-containing protein translates to MKRAVKLLASLLVTFLFMWWAFRDTDWATQVASLKAANYAWLVPYFGCLLAIHLFRTLRWGCLLSGLEKVPFRKLNEASGIGFMMLLVLPFRLGEFARPFLIAQRSSIRRSAAMTSVVLERIVDGLFVAAMMRGLLFFVPTETPEVRYVKWGSWVLFGVFGGGLAFLLFGLWQQERTVRLVRATVGRFAPGVAHKVADIVDTFVGAMRQLPDGKHIALFFLYTALYWGVNGFGMALLANAFDCSGAAVGTACQPMTLSFFQAYVVLGVLVVGLMIPAAPGMMGTFQAATKVGLGLFLPAAVVNASGLAYANVMWLCQTVQQVGLGLILLSVGHLSFKDIAGKLDKEGEAAAPSA, encoded by the coding sequence GTGAAACGCGCCGTCAAGCTGCTGGCCAGTCTGCTGGTCACCTTCCTCTTCATGTGGTGGGCCTTCCGTGACACGGACTGGGCCACCCAGGTTGCCAGCCTCAAGGCGGCCAACTACGCGTGGCTGGTGCCGTACTTCGGCTGCCTCCTCGCCATCCACCTGTTCCGCACGCTGCGGTGGGGGTGCCTGCTGTCGGGCCTGGAGAAGGTGCCCTTCCGCAAGCTCAACGAGGCCTCCGGCATCGGCTTCATGATGTTGCTGGTACTGCCCTTCCGTCTGGGCGAGTTCGCACGGCCCTTCCTCATCGCCCAGCGCAGCTCCATCCGCCGCAGCGCCGCCATGACGTCCGTGGTGCTGGAGCGAATCGTCGACGGCCTCTTCGTCGCGGCGATGATGCGCGGACTGCTCTTCTTCGTCCCCACCGAGACGCCCGAGGTCCGCTACGTCAAGTGGGGCTCCTGGGTGCTGTTCGGCGTGTTCGGCGGCGGGCTCGCGTTCCTCCTCTTCGGCCTCTGGCAGCAGGAGCGCACGGTGCGGCTGGTGCGCGCCACGGTGGGCCGCTTCGCCCCGGGCGTGGCCCACAAGGTGGCGGACATCGTCGATACCTTCGTCGGCGCCATGCGGCAGCTCCCCGACGGCAAGCACATCGCGCTCTTCTTCCTCTACACGGCGCTGTACTGGGGGGTGAACGGGTTCGGCATGGCCCTGCTCGCCAACGCCTTTGACTGTTCGGGCGCGGCGGTGGGCACGGCCTGCCAGCCGATGACCCTGTCCTTCTTCCAGGCCTACGTCGTGCTCGGCGTGCTGGTGGTGGGGCTGATGATTCCCGCGGCGCCGGGGATGATGGGCACCTTCCAGGCCGCCACCAAGGTGGGCCTCGGCCTCTTCCTCCCGGCGGCGGTGGTGAACGCCAGCGGGCTCGCCTACGCCAACGTCATGTGGCTGTGCCAGACGGTGCAGCAGGTGGGGCTGGGCCTCATCCTGCTCTCCGTCGGCCACCTGTCCTTCAAGGACATCGCCGGCAAGCTGGACAAGGAAGGCGAGGCCGCGGCGCCCTCCGCCTGA
- a CDS encoding tyrosine-protein phosphatase, translating to MSGFVDLHCHLLPGVDDGARSLEDALEMARALVDLGFSTVAPSPHARPEYAPVDVVDAKRAELAAALERERIPLTLGRNAENVLDDAFLRGLGTPSARTLGPGRYALVELPYTAPVPALPDILFRIRTKGVVPLLAHPERCLEFERKGRAAEAVRAGALLQLDVGALTGRYGPMPKKLARAFLDDGLYAVAATDLHAPVGARDWVGRSLAELRSRAGEQAFVRLMREHPSRLLAGESLESDPD from the coding sequence GTGAGCGGCTTCGTCGACCTGCACTGCCACCTGCTGCCCGGGGTGGATGACGGCGCCCGCTCCCTCGAGGATGCACTGGAGATGGCGCGCGCCCTGGTCGACCTCGGCTTCTCCACCGTCGCCCCCAGCCCCCACGCCCGTCCCGAGTACGCCCCCGTCGACGTGGTGGACGCGAAGCGCGCGGAGCTGGCCGCCGCCCTGGAGCGAGAGCGCATCCCCCTGACGCTGGGGCGCAACGCGGAGAACGTGCTCGACGATGCCTTCCTGCGCGGCCTGGGCACCCCGTCCGCGCGCACGCTGGGCCCCGGGCGCTACGCGCTGGTGGAGCTGCCCTACACCGCCCCCGTGCCGGCCCTTCCGGACATCCTCTTCCGCATCCGGACCAAGGGCGTGGTGCCGCTGCTGGCGCACCCCGAGCGCTGCCTGGAGTTCGAGCGCAAGGGCCGCGCGGCGGAGGCCGTCCGGGCGGGGGCGCTGCTCCAGCTCGACGTGGGGGCGCTCACCGGCCGCTATGGCCCCATGCCGAAGAAGCTCGCCCGCGCCTTCCTGGACGACGGCCTGTACGCTGTGGCCGCCACGGACCTGCACGCCCCGGTGGGAGCCCGGGATTGGGTGGGTCGCTCGCTGGCGGAGCTGCGGAGCAGGGCAGGGGAGCAGGCCTTCGTCCGGCTCATGCGGGAGCACCCCTCCCGGCTGCTCGCGGGAGAGTCGCTGGAGTCTGACCCGGACTGA